A single region of the Sorghum bicolor cultivar BTx623 chromosome 7, Sorghum_bicolor_NCBIv3, whole genome shotgun sequence genome encodes:
- the LOC8075631 gene encoding annexin D5, with the protein MASLTVPPVPTWPRQDAIDLHKAFRGFGCDSTTVISILAHRDAAQRAAIAQEYRAVFNQDLARRLASELSGNHKRAMLLWVLDPATRDATVLKQALTGDVTDLRAATEVVCSRTPSQLAVVRHAYRARFGCHLEHDVTERTSGDHQRLLLAYLAVPRAEGGAVVVDASTVALDARDLYKAGERRLGTDERAFIRVFSERSWPHMAAVARAYHHMYDRSLESAVKSETSGNFGFGLLTVLRCADSPARYFAGVLHKAMKGLGTSDSTLIRVVVTRAEIDMQYIKAEYHRMYKRSLADAIHAETSGNYRTFLLSLVGRDRTY; encoded by the coding sequence ATGGCGAGCCTGACGGTGCCGCCGGTGCCGACGTGGCCACGGCAGGACGCGATCGACCTCCACAAGGCGTTCCGCGGGTTCGGCTGCGACAGCACGACGGTGATCAGCATCCTGGCGCACCGCGACGCGGCGCAGCGCGCGGCGATCGCCCAGGAGTACCGCGCCGTGTTCAACCAGGACCTCGCCCGCCGTCTCGCGTCGGAGCTCAGCGGCAACCACAAGCGCGCCATGCTGCTGTGGGTCCTGGACCCGGCGACGCGCGACGCCACCGTCCTGAAGCAGGCCCTGACGGGCGACGTCACCGACCTGCGCGCCGCCACGGAGGTGGTCTGCTCGCGGACGCCGTCGCAGCTGGCGGTGGTGCGGCACGCGTACCGCGCCAGGTTCGGCTGCCACCTCGAGCACGACGTGACGGAGCGGACCTCCGGCGACCACCAGCGGCTCCTGCTCGCGTACCTGGCCGTCCCGCGCGCCGAGGGCGGCGCGGTGGTGGTGGACGCGTCGACGGTGGCGCTGGACGCGCGCGACCTCTACAAGGCCGGCGAGCGGCGGCTGGGCACGGACGAGCGCGCCTTCatccgcgtcttcagcgagcgGAGCTGGCCGCAcatggcggcggtggcgcgcgCGTACCACCACATGTACGACCGGTCCCTGGAGAGCGCCGTCAAGAGCGAGACGTCGGGTAACTTCGGCTTCGGCCTCCTCACCGTGCTCCGGTGCGCCGACAGCCCCGCCAGGTACTTCGCCGGGGTGCTGCACAAGGCCATGAAAGGGCTGGGCACCTCGGACTCGACGCTCATCAGGGTCGTCGTCACCAGGGCCGAGATCGACATGCAGTACATCAAGGCGGAGTATCACCGGATGTACAAGCGCTCGCTCGCCGACGCCATCCACGCCGAGACGTCCGGCAACTACCGAACCTTCCTCCTCTCCCTCGTCGGCCGCGACCGAACCTACTGA